The genomic region CCACTAGGAAACCCATCTGGTGCAGTACCAATTAGTTCTACAAACTCAGAGGCATTGACGGTTAGATTTCCACCTTGACCGGGACCAGCCGTAGAAGCACCGATGACGGCTCCATCTCGAACCACTAATCGTTTTGTTTCAATCGTTAAATTCCTAGCTGGTTGATTTCCAGCATTTGATGTCGATAAAGCAGTGAGAATTTGACCATCGGGTGAAGTTCCACTCAGTTCAACAGACTCGGACGTAATTACGGTTAAATTTCCCCCCACTCCATTTGTCAACGTACCTGTCAAGACTCGCGCACCATTGGTTAAGGAAAGTGACCGAGCAGTGATGTTAATATTACCACTTTGTTTGCTGGAAGTATTACCCAGGTCTTCGATTGAACCAAAGGCATCGCTACGGATAATGTAAGTCCCATCAACGGCAATCGTTCCAGTATGGCTTGTCAAATCAATATTACCGCTGACTCCATAACTAGAGGCGCTAATTCCGCCTGCTTTAATATCATTATTTGCCGTAATAGAAATGGCTCCGCCACGATTAAATGAGAAGGAATCTAGTGTACCTTCGGTAGTATCAATCACGCCACCACTTTCTATGGTAATATCCCCACCTTCGGTAATAATGGAGCCAGTCTGAATATCATCGGCTGCTGATAAAATTACAGGTCCCCCTAAGCCAGATTTTTCTCGGTTAGTGACACTCAACTGCCAATTTTCGACATCATGCTCCCTCAAACCCCCACCCGTTGCAGCACTAAAGCCAAAAAAGGCTTGTGAACCAACAACATCGGGAAGGTTAATTTGATGGGAAAGCAAAGGCTGGTCTGGTTTGGTTGTATTCTCAGCGATAAAAACGTTGAGTTGATCATTGGTTCCATTGTAGTCAATCCAGACAGTGCGAGAACTATCGCCATCTAAATCAAATGGAGGACTGGCGAGGGGTAGTCCCAATTGCTCATGATTGACAGAACCATCTCTAACTAAAGCAATATGATTGTTGTTAGGATCTGATTGATTATCGTTGGGAGGCTCGGCAATATCTGAATTCTCATAAATGTCAAATTCTATCCCAATGCTGTCAGAGATTTTGGCTTCAGGATTAGAAGTGTCAGGCAATACACTGTAGCCAAGACTGTTTGCACCTTCACCAAGAGCGGTAGCACCACGATAGTCATTATGAACTATAAAGACTAAACCATCAGCCGCTCCCCAAGTCGAATCAGTATTACCATGAAGCCGCAATTTGAATTGAGTGTTGAATGAAGTATTGTCGCTGATAGGAAAAGGTTGGATAAAAAAAACACTACCTACATGAAAATATTCCCCTGGTGTCAGACGAAGAACATTACCCGCTTGTTGAGCATTATTATTGAGTTGAAGATTAGAGACATCGGAAAAGTCGGAAAAATTGACTGAAGACTCTCCGGCTGTGGAAATATTTCCCACCGTAATGCTTCCGGGTGACGACTGTACTCCAGAAGATGTAAAAGTTGTTTCTCCTGTTGATTTAGGCACATTGGGTGTATTTTGCAATTCACTTAAACCCGCTCGTAAAATTAGAGCCGGACTGCTGGTCAAAATGGCAATATCTGGATCTGAACCAGAAAGAGTAGTATCTGGTCCTGTAATTCTAATATTTCCGGCGGTAATACTTCCTCTTGACTCAACTTTCAGCGAAACTCCTGTATAATTACCCAAAACCACATCCCCTTCTGAACTAATAATCGGATCATAGTAACTCCAAAACTCCCCCGGTTCCCCCGCTAAATTCAGAATCGAAAACTGACCCCCACTGGCAAAATGAGCATCCCCAGAAATGACCCCATTACTGACTAAACTCAACTCCCCACCACTCTGAAATGGCGTTCCCGGATGATTCAATGCCAGAATATCAATGCCTTGATTTCCTTGAATATAAAGATTCCCACCTGTATGGGCGATAAACGGAATTTCGACACTATCCCGCACTCGCACCGTATCCCCCGCCAATAAGATTAAATCTCCGGCGGTGACTAACTGACTTTCCTCTAAAATTAAATTATTATTCGCGAATAAAATAGCCGACTGCGCCAACCCATCCCGCACCATTGCATCTCCATTCACGGCGGCTATCTCCAAATGTCCGGCGGGGGCGGCTAATTGTCCGGTACTGCTAATTTTTCCGCCAACTAAGGTTAAATCTCCTCCAACTTCTAGACTCCCAGAATTCGTAATCGCGGCTGAGTTCTGATTTCCATATTGCAACCCCAAGGGAACATTAATAGTGAGTAATGGTGGCGCTTCTGGATTAGTTGCACTAAACGTTGTGCCATTCTCAAATACCACCCCATTGGCTGTACTCCCAATAAAGGAACCCCGGATATCCAATTGGGCATTTTCGCCAAAGAGAATTCCATTAGGATTGATAAAAATTAAATCGGCTGTACCATTAACGCCTAATGTCCCCAAAATGTCAGAAGGATCAGTTCCAGTTACCCGACTAAAAATGGCTTCAATTCCGTCAGGGTTGGCAAAATAAACCCGTTGTCCTTCGTTAATATTAAATTCTAAAAAGCTATGAAATAAGGCTGAACCTCGGCTAGCGCCATCTTGAATTAAATCGGCGGTTACTCCATCAATAACCACTCCATTGGGTAGGATTGAGGAACCTTCAGCGCCTAATGTGGAATCGGGTGTAATCTGGGCGAGGACAGGGTTACAGGGGATGAAGAGGAATAGTGCGATCGCGCTTCCATATCCTATCTGCTGTAAGCCTTGATTAATGGTCATCATAGCACCCTCTTTGATTTGATAGTTAGGTCATTCCTAACCTGATATTTATTTTATTGTGTTTTGTGTCCTGTAATCCTGTAATCCTGTAATCCTGTAGGGGCGACTCGCCCCACTATCGTTACCGGGAAATCCATTACTTTTATCGACTCGCCCTCTTCCTTGGTTCACCTGTTGCCAACGATAACTCGGTGGGTTAGGTTGGATAGTTAATTAAATGGTTTGTTTCTGGGATTTAATCCCGCCTAACCCACCCTACGGTTTACGGGTGATCGGGGTCTATAGGACGGCATATTTTTCCA from Coleofasciculus chthonoplastes PCC 7420 harbors:
- a CDS encoding two-partner secretion domain-containing protein yields the protein MMTINQGLQQIGYGSAIALFLFIPCNPVLAQITPDSTLGAEGSSILPNGVVIDGVTADLIQDGASRGSALFHSFLEFNINEGQRVYFANPDGIEAIFSRVTGTDPSDILGTLGVNGTADLIFINPNGILFGENAQLDIRGSFIGSTANGVVFENGTTFSATNPEAPPLLTINVPLGLQYGNQNSAAITNSGSLEVGGDLTLVGGKISSTGQLAAPAGHLEIAAVNGDAMVRDGLAQSAILFANNNLILEESQLVTAGDLILLAGDTVRVRDSVEIPFIAHTGGNLYIQGNQGIDILALNHPGTPFQSGGELSLVSNGVISGDAHFASGGQFSILNLAGEPGEFWSYYDPIISSEGDVVLGNYTGVSLKVESRGSITAGNIRITGPDTTLSGSDPDIAILTSSPALILRAGLSELQNTPNVPKSTGETTFTSSGVQSSPGSITVGNISTAGESSVNFSDFSDVSNLQLNNNAQQAGNVLRLTPGEYFHVGSVFFIQPFPISDNTSFNTQFKLRLHGNTDSTWGAADGLVFIVHNDYRGATALGEGANSLGYSVLPDTSNPEAKISDSIGIEFDIYENSDIAEPPNDNQSDPNNNHIALVRDGSVNHEQLGLPLASPPFDLDGDSSRTVWIDYNGTNDQLNVFIAENTTKPDQPLLSHQINLPDVVGSQAFFGFSAATGGGLREHDVENWQLSVTNREKSGLGGPVILSAADDIQTGSIITEGGDITIESGGVIDTTEGTLDSFSFNRGGAISITANNDIKAGGISASSYGVSGNIDLTSHTGTIAVDGTYIIRSDAFGSIEDLGNTSSKQSGNINITARSLSLTNGARVLTGTLTNGVGGNLTVITSESVELSGTSPDGQILTALSTSNAGNQPARNLTIETKRLVVRDGAVIGASTAGPGQGGNLTVNASEFVELIGTAPDGFPSGLSTDTIGTGDAGNLTINTRRLVIRDGAVVSSSTFREGQGGNLTVNASESIELNGISRDGFASGLYAQAFGDGDAGNLIVNHTQNLNIRDGAKITVATGTAADARVPNVPSFDAGDDVVLPTFESDATGNAGNAEITADFIRLNNQAAIIAETDSSEGGNITLNVNDILLLRHNSSISTTAGTAQAGGNGGNIRINSPFIVGLPWENSDITANAFFGNGGRVDITANKIYGLEFRPRLTPLSDITASSEFGEQGVVELDTLEIDPDTGLLQLPAPASPPDFVNFCQGRSDQTPSHFIISGRGGVPPTISQVTGTDNVWEDLRPLTPNSDSRPAKIEPVSQRSSRTIIEAQGWIKLPDGTVVLTAEAPNVTPNTGWQNPINCQSAVE